A window from Telopea speciosissima isolate NSW1024214 ecotype Mountain lineage chromosome 8, Tspe_v1, whole genome shotgun sequence encodes these proteins:
- the LOC122671687 gene encoding uncharacterized protein LOC122671687 isoform X2 produces the protein MAKVSTPDMDDDFNEIYKEYTGPPVLAGTTAQDKAKGNKRSHASSDDEEEHRDPNAVPTDFTSREAKVWEAKSKATERNWKKRKEEEMICKICGESGHFTQGCPTTLGANRKSQDFFERVPAREKHVKALFTEKVIQKIEKDIGCKIKMEEKFIIVSGKDRLCLAKGVDAVHKVIKEEGKKRGSSSSQRIRSRSPEESPVPLRTGRSESQRSFPSPRNASQFQQKFGRQEKVVEDRVREDLKMLSRGSPQANGNDGARSRSSHSKSPRRSTFAIDALNSYDGHTQSTGVHKNDGWDSQRRPDMHSGHKFEYPTHPQTLEELELEYKREAMELGRIRDKEEDEENYKHREAIREMRENYMKKLAILRGMHAKQWEEFLQLDIQRQRARQHMSASGFGGYNHPSYSDYSRSSGNPSFAGANLPMDSRGRYPYPVENYPTSKPHDAYGEFQRQRHEDFGKAFN, from the exons ATGGCAAAAGTATCAACACCTGACATGGATGATGATTTTAATGAAATTTATAAAGAATATACTGGTCCACCTGTATTAGCTGGCACCACTGCACAAGAtaaagcaaaaggaaacaaaaggtcCCATGCAAGTTCTGATGATGAAGAGGAGCATCGTGACCCAAATGCTGTCCCAACTGATTTTACTAGCCGAGAGGCAAAGGTATGGGAAGCTAAATCAAAAGCAACAGAGAGGAACTGGAAGAAacggaaggaagaagaaatgatcTGCAAAATATGTGGAGAATCAGGTCACTTTACTCAG GGTTGCCCTACCACTCTTGGAGCCAATCGCAAGTCTCAAGATTTCTTTGAAAGGGTCCCTGCTAGAGAAAAACATGTAAAAGCACTTTTCACAGAGAAAGTGATCCAGAAGATTGAAAAGGATATTGGATGCAAAATTAAAATGGAGGAGAAGTTTATCATTGTTAGTGGTAAAGATAGGCTATGCTTGGCAAAAGGTGTGGATGCTGTGCACAAAGTGATTAAGGAAGAGGGCAAGAAAAGGGGTTCTTCTAGTTCTCAAAGAATTAGATCCAGGTCACCTGAGGAAAGCCCTGTTCCCTTGCGGACGGGTCGTTCGGAGTCACAAAGGTCTTTTCCTAGTCCGCGTAATGCATCACAATTCCAACAGAAGTTTGGTAGACAGGAAAAGGTTGTGGAAGACCGTGTTCGTGAGGATCTGAAAATGTTGTCAAGGGGCTCACCACAAG CTAATGGCAATGATGGAGCTAGAAGCCGTTCAAGCCATTCGAAATCGCCGAGGCGCTCCACATTTGCCATTGATGCATTAAATTCATATGATGGTCATACTCAGAGCACAGGGGTCCATAAAAACGATGGATGGGATTCTCAGAGACGACCTGACATGCACTCTGGCCATAAGTTTGAATATCCTACCCATCCTCAGACATTGGAAGAATTAGAATTGGAATATAAGAGAGAGGCAATGGAACTTGGAAGAATTCGtgacaaggaagaagatgaagagaattaCAAGCATCGTGAG GCAATCAGGGAAATGCGAGAGAACTACATGAAGAAACTGGCTATCTTAAGGGGCATGCATGCAAAGCAGTGGGAAGAGTTTCTTCAACTTGATATCCAACGGCAAAGGGCACGGCAGCATATGTCCGCTTCGGGCTTTGGTGGTTACAACCACCCCAGTTACTCTGACTATAGCCGCTCGTCAGGCAATCCTTCCTTTGCAGGGGCTAATTTACCTATGGATTCAAGGGGCAGGTACCCATATCCAGTTGAAAATTATCCTACTTCAAAGCCTCATGATGCCTATGGTGAGTTCCAACGGCAGAGGCATGAGGATTTTGGGAAAGCATTCAACTGA
- the LOC122671687 gene encoding uncharacterized protein LOC122671687 isoform X1 — translation MAKVSTPDMDDDFNEIYKEYTGPPVLAGTTAQDKAKGNKRSHASSDDEEEHRDPNAVPTDFTSREAKVWEAKSKATERNWKKRKEEEMICKICGESGHFTQGCPTTLGANRKSQDFFERVPAREKHVKALFTEKVIQKIEKDIGCKIKMEEKFIIVSGKDRLCLAKGVDAVHKVIKEEGKKRGSSSSQRIRSRSPEESPVPLRTGRSESQRSFPSPRNASQFQQKFGRQEKVVEDRVREDLKMLSRGSPQARANGNDGARSRSSHSKSPRRSTFAIDALNSYDGHTQSTGVHKNDGWDSQRRPDMHSGHKFEYPTHPQTLEELELEYKREAMELGRIRDKEEDEENYKHREAIREMRENYMKKLAILRGMHAKQWEEFLQLDIQRQRARQHMSASGFGGYNHPSYSDYSRSSGNPSFAGANLPMDSRGRYPYPVENYPTSKPHDAYGEFQRQRHEDFGKAFN, via the exons ATGGCAAAAGTATCAACACCTGACATGGATGATGATTTTAATGAAATTTATAAAGAATATACTGGTCCACCTGTATTAGCTGGCACCACTGCACAAGAtaaagcaaaaggaaacaaaaggtcCCATGCAAGTTCTGATGATGAAGAGGAGCATCGTGACCCAAATGCTGTCCCAACTGATTTTACTAGCCGAGAGGCAAAGGTATGGGAAGCTAAATCAAAAGCAACAGAGAGGAACTGGAAGAAacggaaggaagaagaaatgatcTGCAAAATATGTGGAGAATCAGGTCACTTTACTCAG GGTTGCCCTACCACTCTTGGAGCCAATCGCAAGTCTCAAGATTTCTTTGAAAGGGTCCCTGCTAGAGAAAAACATGTAAAAGCACTTTTCACAGAGAAAGTGATCCAGAAGATTGAAAAGGATATTGGATGCAAAATTAAAATGGAGGAGAAGTTTATCATTGTTAGTGGTAAAGATAGGCTATGCTTGGCAAAAGGTGTGGATGCTGTGCACAAAGTGATTAAGGAAGAGGGCAAGAAAAGGGGTTCTTCTAGTTCTCAAAGAATTAGATCCAGGTCACCTGAGGAAAGCCCTGTTCCCTTGCGGACGGGTCGTTCGGAGTCACAAAGGTCTTTTCCTAGTCCGCGTAATGCATCACAATTCCAACAGAAGTTTGGTAGACAGGAAAAGGTTGTGGAAGACCGTGTTCGTGAGGATCTGAAAATGTTGTCAAGGGGCTCACCACAAG CAAGAG CTAATGGCAATGATGGAGCTAGAAGCCGTTCAAGCCATTCGAAATCGCCGAGGCGCTCCACATTTGCCATTGATGCATTAAATTCATATGATGGTCATACTCAGAGCACAGGGGTCCATAAAAACGATGGATGGGATTCTCAGAGACGACCTGACATGCACTCTGGCCATAAGTTTGAATATCCTACCCATCCTCAGACATTGGAAGAATTAGAATTGGAATATAAGAGAGAGGCAATGGAACTTGGAAGAATTCGtgacaaggaagaagatgaagagaattaCAAGCATCGTGAG GCAATCAGGGAAATGCGAGAGAACTACATGAAGAAACTGGCTATCTTAAGGGGCATGCATGCAAAGCAGTGGGAAGAGTTTCTTCAACTTGATATCCAACGGCAAAGGGCACGGCAGCATATGTCCGCTTCGGGCTTTGGTGGTTACAACCACCCCAGTTACTCTGACTATAGCCGCTCGTCAGGCAATCCTTCCTTTGCAGGGGCTAATTTACCTATGGATTCAAGGGGCAGGTACCCATATCCAGTTGAAAATTATCCTACTTCAAAGCCTCATGATGCCTATGGTGAGTTCCAACGGCAGAGGCATGAGGATTTTGGGAAAGCATTCAACTGA
- the LOC122672556 gene encoding Werner syndrome ATP-dependent helicase homolog has translation MNDDNITIYEHENGETHLRQTFTVTIFGIRVLTTVTRKPSVVRKWVYKIRYDHRYRRDRLVVGLGVQWRPPIPNPVSTLQLCVGRQCLIFQIIHANSIPRALKRFLSDDSTTFVGVRNQNDSRLLIRNYNLFVNRILELGSIANLRGASMEMLASGILGFHDIKKDQRIGMSEWDYWWLSEAQIQYACVDAYLSFEIGKNLNAWKYDP, from the coding sequence ATGAACGACGACAACATCACCATCTACGAGCATGAAAATGGAGAAACCCATCTCCGTCAAACCTTCACTGTCACCATATTTGGAATTAGAGTCTTAACCACTGTAACCCGTAAGCCTTCTGTTGTGAGAAAATGGGTTTACAAAATCCGTTATGATCATCGCTATAGAAGAGATCGTCTAGTGGTTGGTCTTGGTGTCCAATGGCGTCCACCAATACCTAATCCTGTTTCAACTCTTCAACTATGTGTTGGTCGTCAATGTCTCATCTTCCAAATCATACACGCAAATTCCATTCCTCGAGCTCTGAAGAGGTTTCTTTCTGATGATTCTACTACTTTTGTTGGGGTTAGGAATCAAAACGATTCTCGTCTTCTAATTAGGAATTACAACTTGTTTGTGAATCGTATTTTGGAACTTGGATCGATTGCTAACCTTAGAGGTGCTTCAATGGAGATGTTGGCAAGTGGAATTCTTGGGTTTCATGATATTAAGAAGGATCAGAGGATTGGTATGAGTGAATGGGATTATTGGTGGCTTTCAGAAGCTCAGATTCAGTATGCTTGTGTGGATGCTTATCTTTCGTTTGAGATTGGGAAGAATCTGAATGCATGGAAGTATGATCCTTGA